In one Myripristis murdjan chromosome 5, fMyrMur1.1, whole genome shotgun sequence genomic region, the following are encoded:
- the ece1 gene encoding endothelin-converting enzyme 1 isoform X1, protein MEALRESFLHLTFQMSTYKRATLDEEDLVDSTSDDIYPSSPMQITLRHGHGPTCWAERTQRERRLLLLTCALSVGLFISLITAGIFYKQTHPGLCLTEPCITVASAVMGALDRSVDPCHDFYNFACGGWVKNNPLPEGKSRWGPFSNLWEHNMLVMKHLLENTTMKGLSKAEEKAQRYYQACMSEAKIEALGAQPLQELINQTGGWALNGPWDKDNFQEVLRAVSANFRTSPFFTVFVSTDSKNSNSNIIQVDQSSLGLPSRDYYLNKTANQKYLTAYLDFLVELGVLLGGSEETSRSLMEEILQFETTLANITVPQEERRDEELIYHKMQAKDLTTLAPAVDWIPYLNEVFAPVPLNESEPVVVYAKEYLQKVSDLITNTNKSLLNNYMIMKVVRKMVSVLDQRFQDAEQRFLEVMYGTKKSCTPRWKLCVSDTDSALGFALGALFVKATFTEDSKTIAENMVSEIKWAFEDSLKYVSWMDSDTKKAAKEKADAIYNMVGYPQFIMNTTKLDKVFNDFEVVSDLYFQNVMQYYNFSARVTADQLRKTPNRNQWSMTPPTVNAYYNPTKNEMVLPAGILQAPFYSRSWPKALNFGGIGVVMGHELTHAFDDQGREYDKDGNLRSWWKNSSVEAFKKQTQCMVEQYSNYSINQEPLNGKHTLGENIADNGGLKAAYKAYVNWIKKNGEEATLPALGMTNHQLFFVGFAQVWCSVRTPESSHEGVITDPHSPSRFRVIGTISNSHEFSKHFGCKADAPMNPKHKCELW, encoded by the exons ATGGAAGCACTGAGGGAGTCCTTTCTGCATTTGACTTTTCAGATGTCTACATATAAAAGAGCCACCCTGGATGAGGAGGACCTGGTGGACTCTACCAGCGATGACATCTACCCATCATCACCCATGCAG ATCACTCTGCGGCATGGCCATGGCCCAACATGTTGGGCtgagaggacacagagagagaggagactgcTGCTTTTAACATGTGCCCTGTCTGTTGGTTTATTCATATCTCTCATCACAGCTGGGATCTTCTATAAACAGA CTCACCCTGGTTTGTGCCTAACGGAGCCATGCATTACTGTGGCCAGTGCGGTCATGGGGGCCCTGGACCGTTCCGTAGACCCCTGCCATGACTTCTACAACTTTGCATGTGGGGGCTGGGTGAAGAACAACCCGCTGCCTGAGGGAAAATCACGCTGGGGTCCTTTTAGCAATCTCTGGGAGCACAACATGCTGGTGATGAAGCATCTATTAG aaAACACAACGATGAAGGGTCTGAGTAAAGCCGAGGAAAAGGCTCAGCGATATTACCAGGCCTGCATGAGCGAGGCCAAGATCGAGGCATTAGGGGCTCAGCCACTACAAGAGCTCATCAATCAG ACAGGAGGATGGGCCCTCAATGGCCCCTGGGACAAGGACAACTTCCAGGAGGTTTTGCGTGCAGTGTCGGCCAACTTTCGCACCTCACCgttcttcactgtgtttgtcaGCACTGACTCCAAAAACTCCAACAGTAACATTATCCAG GTTGATCAGTCCAGCCTGGGACTACCCTCGCGGGATTACTACctcaacaaaacagcaaaccaAAAG TATCTGACAGCATACCTTGACTTCCTGGTGGAATTGGGGGTCCTTCTGGGGGGCTCGGAGGAGACTTCTCGATCACTGATGGAGGAGATTTTGCAATTCGAAACTACCCTGGCCAATATCACAGTTCcccaggaggagagaagggacgAGGAGCTCATCTACCATAAGATGCAGGCCAAAGATCTAACA ACTTTGGCTCCTGCAGTGGACTGGATACCATATCTCAATGAGGTGTTTGCTCCTGTGCCGCTCAATGAGTCCGAGCCAGTGGTTGTTTACGCCAAGGAATACCTCCAAAAAGTTTCTGACCTCATTACTAATACAAATAAAAG CCTTCTCAACAACTACATGATAATGAAGGTGGTTAGGAAGATGGTGTCCGTCTTGGACCAAAGGTTCCAGGATGCTGAGCAGCGCTTCCTTGAAGTCATGTACGGAACCAAAAag AGCTGCACCCCACGCTGGAAGCTGTGCGTCAGTGACACAGACAGCGCCCTTGGCTTTGCTCTCGGGGCACTTTTTGTCAAAGCTACCTTTACCGAGGACAGCAAGACCATT GCTGAGAATATGGTCTCTGAAATCAAATGGGCTTTCGAGGACAGTTTGAAGTATGTGAGCTGGATGGACTCGGACACCAAAAAAGCTGCAAAAGAAAAG GCAGATGCAATATACAACATGGTCGGATATCCACAGTTCATCATGAACACCACAAAGCTTGACAAAGTCTTCAATGAT TTTGAGGTGGTGTCGGACCTTTACTTCCAAAATGTCATGCAATACTACAACTTCTCAGCCCGAGTGACTGCAGACCAGCTGAGAAAAACTCCCAACAGAAACCA gtGGAGCATGACTCCTCCGACTGTGAATGCATATTACAATCCCACCAAGAACGAGATGGTTTTACCAGCAGGAATTCTTCAGGCTCCATTCTATAGTCGTTCTTGGCCTAA agctctTAATTTTGGTGGAATTGGTGTAGTCATGGGGCATGAACTAACTCATGCTTTTGATGACCAAG GAAGGGAGTATGACAAGGATGGGAATCTGCGTTCCTGGTGGAAGAACTCCTCCGTGGAGGCCTTTAAGAAGCAGACCCAGTGCATGGTGGAGCAGTACAGTAACTACAGCATCAACCAAGAGCCTCTGAATGGGAAACACACATTGGGAGAGAACATTGCTGACAATGGTGGACTCAAGGCTGCTTACAAG GCTTACGTGAACTGGATTAAAAAGAATGGTGAGGAGGCCACACTGCCAGCCCTGGGAATGAccaatcatcagctgttttttgttggaTTTGCCCAG GTATGGTGCTCTGTCAGGACTCCTGAAAGTTCACATGAGGGTGTCATCACAGATCCTCACAGTCCATCAAGATTCAGAGTCATCGGCACAATCTCCAATTCACATGAATTCTCAAAGCACTTTGGCTGCAAGGCTGATGCCCCCATGAACCCCAAACATAAGTGTGAGCTTTGGTGA
- the ece1 gene encoding endothelin-converting enzyme 1 isoform X2, whose translation MMSTYKRATLDEEDLVDSTSDDIYPSSPMQITLRHGHGPTCWAERTQRERRLLLLTCALSVGLFISLITAGIFYKQTHPGLCLTEPCITVASAVMGALDRSVDPCHDFYNFACGGWVKNNPLPEGKSRWGPFSNLWEHNMLVMKHLLENTTMKGLSKAEEKAQRYYQACMSEAKIEALGAQPLQELINQTGGWALNGPWDKDNFQEVLRAVSANFRTSPFFTVFVSTDSKNSNSNIIQVDQSSLGLPSRDYYLNKTANQKYLTAYLDFLVELGVLLGGSEETSRSLMEEILQFETTLANITVPQEERRDEELIYHKMQAKDLTTLAPAVDWIPYLNEVFAPVPLNESEPVVVYAKEYLQKVSDLITNTNKSLLNNYMIMKVVRKMVSVLDQRFQDAEQRFLEVMYGTKKSCTPRWKLCVSDTDSALGFALGALFVKATFTEDSKTIAENMVSEIKWAFEDSLKYVSWMDSDTKKAAKEKADAIYNMVGYPQFIMNTTKLDKVFNDFEVVSDLYFQNVMQYYNFSARVTADQLRKTPNRNQWSMTPPTVNAYYNPTKNEMVLPAGILQAPFYSRSWPKALNFGGIGVVMGHELTHAFDDQGREYDKDGNLRSWWKNSSVEAFKKQTQCMVEQYSNYSINQEPLNGKHTLGENIADNGGLKAAYKAYVNWIKKNGEEATLPALGMTNHQLFFVGFAQVWCSVRTPESSHEGVITDPHSPSRFRVIGTISNSHEFSKHFGCKADAPMNPKHKCELW comes from the exons ATGTCTACATATAAAAGAGCCACCCTGGATGAGGAGGACCTGGTGGACTCTACCAGCGATGACATCTACCCATCATCACCCATGCAG ATCACTCTGCGGCATGGCCATGGCCCAACATGTTGGGCtgagaggacacagagagagaggagactgcTGCTTTTAACATGTGCCCTGTCTGTTGGTTTATTCATATCTCTCATCACAGCTGGGATCTTCTATAAACAGA CTCACCCTGGTTTGTGCCTAACGGAGCCATGCATTACTGTGGCCAGTGCGGTCATGGGGGCCCTGGACCGTTCCGTAGACCCCTGCCATGACTTCTACAACTTTGCATGTGGGGGCTGGGTGAAGAACAACCCGCTGCCTGAGGGAAAATCACGCTGGGGTCCTTTTAGCAATCTCTGGGAGCACAACATGCTGGTGATGAAGCATCTATTAG aaAACACAACGATGAAGGGTCTGAGTAAAGCCGAGGAAAAGGCTCAGCGATATTACCAGGCCTGCATGAGCGAGGCCAAGATCGAGGCATTAGGGGCTCAGCCACTACAAGAGCTCATCAATCAG ACAGGAGGATGGGCCCTCAATGGCCCCTGGGACAAGGACAACTTCCAGGAGGTTTTGCGTGCAGTGTCGGCCAACTTTCGCACCTCACCgttcttcactgtgtttgtcaGCACTGACTCCAAAAACTCCAACAGTAACATTATCCAG GTTGATCAGTCCAGCCTGGGACTACCCTCGCGGGATTACTACctcaacaaaacagcaaaccaAAAG TATCTGACAGCATACCTTGACTTCCTGGTGGAATTGGGGGTCCTTCTGGGGGGCTCGGAGGAGACTTCTCGATCACTGATGGAGGAGATTTTGCAATTCGAAACTACCCTGGCCAATATCACAGTTCcccaggaggagagaagggacgAGGAGCTCATCTACCATAAGATGCAGGCCAAAGATCTAACA ACTTTGGCTCCTGCAGTGGACTGGATACCATATCTCAATGAGGTGTTTGCTCCTGTGCCGCTCAATGAGTCCGAGCCAGTGGTTGTTTACGCCAAGGAATACCTCCAAAAAGTTTCTGACCTCATTACTAATACAAATAAAAG CCTTCTCAACAACTACATGATAATGAAGGTGGTTAGGAAGATGGTGTCCGTCTTGGACCAAAGGTTCCAGGATGCTGAGCAGCGCTTCCTTGAAGTCATGTACGGAACCAAAAag AGCTGCACCCCACGCTGGAAGCTGTGCGTCAGTGACACAGACAGCGCCCTTGGCTTTGCTCTCGGGGCACTTTTTGTCAAAGCTACCTTTACCGAGGACAGCAAGACCATT GCTGAGAATATGGTCTCTGAAATCAAATGGGCTTTCGAGGACAGTTTGAAGTATGTGAGCTGGATGGACTCGGACACCAAAAAAGCTGCAAAAGAAAAG GCAGATGCAATATACAACATGGTCGGATATCCACAGTTCATCATGAACACCACAAAGCTTGACAAAGTCTTCAATGAT TTTGAGGTGGTGTCGGACCTTTACTTCCAAAATGTCATGCAATACTACAACTTCTCAGCCCGAGTGACTGCAGACCAGCTGAGAAAAACTCCCAACAGAAACCA gtGGAGCATGACTCCTCCGACTGTGAATGCATATTACAATCCCACCAAGAACGAGATGGTTTTACCAGCAGGAATTCTTCAGGCTCCATTCTATAGTCGTTCTTGGCCTAA agctctTAATTTTGGTGGAATTGGTGTAGTCATGGGGCATGAACTAACTCATGCTTTTGATGACCAAG GAAGGGAGTATGACAAGGATGGGAATCTGCGTTCCTGGTGGAAGAACTCCTCCGTGGAGGCCTTTAAGAAGCAGACCCAGTGCATGGTGGAGCAGTACAGTAACTACAGCATCAACCAAGAGCCTCTGAATGGGAAACACACATTGGGAGAGAACATTGCTGACAATGGTGGACTCAAGGCTGCTTACAAG GCTTACGTGAACTGGATTAAAAAGAATGGTGAGGAGGCCACACTGCCAGCCCTGGGAATGAccaatcatcagctgttttttgttggaTTTGCCCAG GTATGGTGCTCTGTCAGGACTCCTGAAAGTTCACATGAGGGTGTCATCACAGATCCTCACAGTCCATCAAGATTCAGAGTCATCGGCACAATCTCCAATTCACATGAATTCTCAAAGCACTTTGGCTGCAAGGCTGATGCCCCCATGAACCCCAAACATAAGTGTGAGCTTTGGTGA
- the ece1 gene encoding endothelin-converting enzyme 1 isoform X3, which produces MSTYKRATLDEEDLVDSTSDDIYPSSPMQITLRHGHGPTCWAERTQRERRLLLLTCALSVGLFISLITAGIFYKQTHPGLCLTEPCITVASAVMGALDRSVDPCHDFYNFACGGWVKNNPLPEGKSRWGPFSNLWEHNMLVMKHLLENTTMKGLSKAEEKAQRYYQACMSEAKIEALGAQPLQELINQTGGWALNGPWDKDNFQEVLRAVSANFRTSPFFTVFVSTDSKNSNSNIIQVDQSSLGLPSRDYYLNKTANQKYLTAYLDFLVELGVLLGGSEETSRSLMEEILQFETTLANITVPQEERRDEELIYHKMQAKDLTTLAPAVDWIPYLNEVFAPVPLNESEPVVVYAKEYLQKVSDLITNTNKSLLNNYMIMKVVRKMVSVLDQRFQDAEQRFLEVMYGTKKSCTPRWKLCVSDTDSALGFALGALFVKATFTEDSKTIAENMVSEIKWAFEDSLKYVSWMDSDTKKAAKEKADAIYNMVGYPQFIMNTTKLDKVFNDFEVVSDLYFQNVMQYYNFSARVTADQLRKTPNRNQWSMTPPTVNAYYNPTKNEMVLPAGILQAPFYSRSWPKALNFGGIGVVMGHELTHAFDDQGREYDKDGNLRSWWKNSSVEAFKKQTQCMVEQYSNYSINQEPLNGKHTLGENIADNGGLKAAYKAYVNWIKKNGEEATLPALGMTNHQLFFVGFAQVWCSVRTPESSHEGVITDPHSPSRFRVIGTISNSHEFSKHFGCKADAPMNPKHKCELW; this is translated from the exons ATGTCTACATATAAAAGAGCCACCCTGGATGAGGAGGACCTGGTGGACTCTACCAGCGATGACATCTACCCATCATCACCCATGCAG ATCACTCTGCGGCATGGCCATGGCCCAACATGTTGGGCtgagaggacacagagagagaggagactgcTGCTTTTAACATGTGCCCTGTCTGTTGGTTTATTCATATCTCTCATCACAGCTGGGATCTTCTATAAACAGA CTCACCCTGGTTTGTGCCTAACGGAGCCATGCATTACTGTGGCCAGTGCGGTCATGGGGGCCCTGGACCGTTCCGTAGACCCCTGCCATGACTTCTACAACTTTGCATGTGGGGGCTGGGTGAAGAACAACCCGCTGCCTGAGGGAAAATCACGCTGGGGTCCTTTTAGCAATCTCTGGGAGCACAACATGCTGGTGATGAAGCATCTATTAG aaAACACAACGATGAAGGGTCTGAGTAAAGCCGAGGAAAAGGCTCAGCGATATTACCAGGCCTGCATGAGCGAGGCCAAGATCGAGGCATTAGGGGCTCAGCCACTACAAGAGCTCATCAATCAG ACAGGAGGATGGGCCCTCAATGGCCCCTGGGACAAGGACAACTTCCAGGAGGTTTTGCGTGCAGTGTCGGCCAACTTTCGCACCTCACCgttcttcactgtgtttgtcaGCACTGACTCCAAAAACTCCAACAGTAACATTATCCAG GTTGATCAGTCCAGCCTGGGACTACCCTCGCGGGATTACTACctcaacaaaacagcaaaccaAAAG TATCTGACAGCATACCTTGACTTCCTGGTGGAATTGGGGGTCCTTCTGGGGGGCTCGGAGGAGACTTCTCGATCACTGATGGAGGAGATTTTGCAATTCGAAACTACCCTGGCCAATATCACAGTTCcccaggaggagagaagggacgAGGAGCTCATCTACCATAAGATGCAGGCCAAAGATCTAACA ACTTTGGCTCCTGCAGTGGACTGGATACCATATCTCAATGAGGTGTTTGCTCCTGTGCCGCTCAATGAGTCCGAGCCAGTGGTTGTTTACGCCAAGGAATACCTCCAAAAAGTTTCTGACCTCATTACTAATACAAATAAAAG CCTTCTCAACAACTACATGATAATGAAGGTGGTTAGGAAGATGGTGTCCGTCTTGGACCAAAGGTTCCAGGATGCTGAGCAGCGCTTCCTTGAAGTCATGTACGGAACCAAAAag AGCTGCACCCCACGCTGGAAGCTGTGCGTCAGTGACACAGACAGCGCCCTTGGCTTTGCTCTCGGGGCACTTTTTGTCAAAGCTACCTTTACCGAGGACAGCAAGACCATT GCTGAGAATATGGTCTCTGAAATCAAATGGGCTTTCGAGGACAGTTTGAAGTATGTGAGCTGGATGGACTCGGACACCAAAAAAGCTGCAAAAGAAAAG GCAGATGCAATATACAACATGGTCGGATATCCACAGTTCATCATGAACACCACAAAGCTTGACAAAGTCTTCAATGAT TTTGAGGTGGTGTCGGACCTTTACTTCCAAAATGTCATGCAATACTACAACTTCTCAGCCCGAGTGACTGCAGACCAGCTGAGAAAAACTCCCAACAGAAACCA gtGGAGCATGACTCCTCCGACTGTGAATGCATATTACAATCCCACCAAGAACGAGATGGTTTTACCAGCAGGAATTCTTCAGGCTCCATTCTATAGTCGTTCTTGGCCTAA agctctTAATTTTGGTGGAATTGGTGTAGTCATGGGGCATGAACTAACTCATGCTTTTGATGACCAAG GAAGGGAGTATGACAAGGATGGGAATCTGCGTTCCTGGTGGAAGAACTCCTCCGTGGAGGCCTTTAAGAAGCAGACCCAGTGCATGGTGGAGCAGTACAGTAACTACAGCATCAACCAAGAGCCTCTGAATGGGAAACACACATTGGGAGAGAACATTGCTGACAATGGTGGACTCAAGGCTGCTTACAAG GCTTACGTGAACTGGATTAAAAAGAATGGTGAGGAGGCCACACTGCCAGCCCTGGGAATGAccaatcatcagctgttttttgttggaTTTGCCCAG GTATGGTGCTCTGTCAGGACTCCTGAAAGTTCACATGAGGGTGTCATCACAGATCCTCACAGTCCATCAAGATTCAGAGTCATCGGCACAATCTCCAATTCACATGAATTCTCAAAGCACTTTGGCTGCAAGGCTGATGCCCCCATGAACCCCAAACATAAGTGTGAGCTTTGGTGA